In one Mucilaginibacter ginsenosidivorax genomic region, the following are encoded:
- a CDS encoding D-2-hydroxyacid dehydrogenase, translated as MIKILANDGIDPIGKQLLEEAGFIVDTNNIPQDELPVRLQEYDAITVRSATKVRKALIDACPNLKVIGRGGVGMDNIDVEYAREKGLSVYNTPASSSLSVAELVFASLFGAVRFLPDSNRKMPVEGGTKFNDLKKAYAKGIELRGKTLGIVGFGRIGREVAKIAIGVGMEVLAYDLFPFNPELDIVLGGGTTVKVSVKTSTLEEVTKTADFITLHTPFIDKALFGAEELALTKKGVGFVNISRGGLIDELALIDALNSGQVSFAALDVFDNEPTPREEILKHPKISLTPHIGAATNEAQERIGVELANLIIDHFKKA; from the coding sequence ATGATCAAAATATTAGCTAATGACGGTATCGACCCAATTGGAAAACAGCTTTTAGAAGAAGCTGGTTTTATTGTTGATACCAATAACATTCCGCAGGATGAATTGCCTGTAAGATTACAAGAGTACGATGCCATTACTGTACGCAGCGCAACTAAAGTGCGTAAAGCGCTTATTGATGCCTGCCCAAATCTTAAAGTGATTGGCCGTGGTGGCGTTGGTATGGATAACATTGATGTAGAATACGCAAGGGAAAAAGGCCTGAGCGTTTATAATACGCCTGCATCATCTTCATTATCTGTTGCCGAACTTGTTTTTGCCAGTTTATTTGGCGCGGTTAGGTTTTTACCAGATAGCAACCGCAAAATGCCGGTTGAAGGCGGTACTAAATTTAATGACCTGAAAAAGGCTTACGCAAAAGGTATCGAACTGCGCGGTAAAACTTTAGGTATTGTTGGCTTTGGCCGTATCGGCCGCGAGGTAGCCAAAATAGCTATTGGCGTAGGCATGGAAGTTTTGGCTTACGATTTATTTCCGTTTAACCCCGAGTTGGATATTGTTTTAGGTGGTGGTACTACTGTTAAAGTAAGTGTAAAAACTTCAACTTTAGAAGAGGTAACCAAAACGGCTGATTTTATTACCCTACACACACCATTTATCGACAAGGCTTTGTTTGGTGCCGAAGAATTGGCGTTAACCAAAAAAGGTGTTGGTTTTGTAAATATTTCGCGTGGGGGTTTAATTGACGAGTTGGCTTTAATTGACGCGTTAAACAGCGGCCAGGTTTCATTTGCAGCATTAGATGTATTTGATAACGAGCCTACGCCCCGCGAAGAGATACTGAAACACCCTAAAATTTCGTTAA
- the serC gene encoding 3-phosphoserine/phosphohydroxythreonine transaminase — MKHNFGAGPGILPQEVLKQASEAVIDFNGTGLSLLEISHRSKEFEAVLNEAVALVKELFAVPEGYSVLFLQGGASTQFAMAPYNLLPSTGKAAYLETGVWANKALKEAKFFGEVEIVASSKADNFTYIPKDYTIPADAAYFHITSNNTIYGTQLQEFPKSPVPVVCDMSSDIFSRKINVADFGLIYAGAQKNMGPAGVTLVIVKDDILGKVDRKIPAMLNYQVQIEGGSMYNTPPCLAIYVSMLTLQWLKAKGGVEVIEQENITKARVLYDEIERNPLFKPVCATEDRSHMNVTFVMENPELEKPFLKLCDERGIVGIKGHRSVGGFRASIYNALPITSVYALIDVMQEFAEGNK; from the coding sequence ATGAAACATAATTTTGGTGCCGGACCAGGCATTTTACCTCAGGAGGTTTTAAAACAAGCTTCCGAGGCGGTTATTGATTTTAATGGTACAGGATTATCATTGCTGGAGATCTCTCACCGGTCGAAAGAATTTGAAGCAGTTTTGAATGAAGCTGTTGCTTTGGTAAAAGAATTATTTGCCGTGCCAGAGGGTTATTCGGTGTTATTTTTACAAGGCGGCGCCAGCACGCAGTTTGCCATGGCCCCTTACAATTTATTGCCTTCAACAGGTAAGGCCGCTTACCTGGAAACAGGTGTTTGGGCCAACAAAGCCTTAAAAGAAGCCAAGTTTTTCGGCGAAGTAGAGATTGTTGCCTCTTCAAAAGCCGATAATTTTACTTACATCCCTAAAGATTATACTATTCCTGCTGATGCGGCTTACTTCCACATCACTTCAAACAATACCATTTATGGTACACAGTTACAGGAATTCCCGAAATCACCGGTACCGGTTGTTTGCGACATGTCGTCAGATATTTTCAGCCGTAAAATTAACGTTGCCGACTTTGGCTTAATTTACGCCGGCGCTCAAAAAAACATGGGCCCTGCAGGTGTTACCTTAGTTATTGTTAAAGACGATATTTTAGGTAAGGTTGACCGTAAAATTCCGGCAATGCTTAATTACCAGGTGCAAATTGAAGGTGGATCGATGTACAATACGCCTCCATGTTTGGCTATTTATGTATCGATGCTTACCCTGCAATGGTTAAAAGCCAAAGGCGGTGTTGAAGTTATTGAACAGGAAAACATAACCAAAGCAAGGGTATTATATGACGAGATTGAACGTAATCCGTTATTTAAACCTGTTTGCGCTACAGAAGATCGTTCGCACATGAACGTAACCTTTGTAATGGAAAATCCTGAACTGGAAAAACCATTCCTGAAACTATGCGACGAAAGAGGTATAGTAGGTATTAAAGGCCACAGAAGCGTTGGTGGTTTCCGCGCATCAATTTACAACGCATTGCCAATAACCAGCGTTTACGCCCTGATTGACGTAATGCAGGAGTTTGCTGAAGGAAATAAATAA
- the rpe gene encoding ribulose-phosphate 3-epimerase, translated as MNHLIAPSILAADFANLQRDIEMINNSEADWVHVDIMDGMFVPNISFGFPVVAATKRHATKPLDVHLMIVDPDRYLKAFKDAGANGITVHYEACPHLHRTVQAIKELGCRAGVALNPHTPVALLEDIIADLDMVLIMSVNPGFGGQKFIANTYKKLNDLKVLSEKKNPGLFIEVDGGVDQNNVKELLQAGANVLVAGSSVFSSAIPADAIYNLKHP; from the coding sequence ATGAACCATCTGATAGCGCCATCTATTTTAGCAGCCGACTTTGCCAACCTGCAACGCGATATTGAAATGATCAATAACAGCGAAGCTGATTGGGTGCATGTTGATATTATGGACGGCATGTTTGTGCCAAATATTTCTTTTGGTTTCCCGGTTGTTGCCGCCACAAAAAGGCACGCCACCAAACCGCTGGATGTTCACCTGATGATTGTTGACCCTGATAGGTACCTTAAGGCATTTAAAGATGCAGGTGCCAATGGTATAACTGTTCATTACGAAGCCTGCCCGCATTTGCACCGCACTGTACAGGCTATTAAAGAGCTTGGCTGCAGGGCAGGAGTAGCCCTTAATCCGCATACGCCTGTTGCTTTATTGGAGGATATTATTGCCGACCTGGATATGGTGCTTATTATGTCTGTTAATCCTGGTTTTGGGGGGCAAAAGTTTATTGCCAATACCTACAAAAAACTTAACGATTTGAAAGTACTGAGTGAAAAGAAAAATCCGGGCTTATTTATCGAAGTTGATGGTGGCGTAGATCAAAACAATGTTAAAGAATTGTTGCAAGCAGGTGCAAATGTGCTTGTTGCCGGCAGTTCTGTGTTCTCATCGGCCATACCGGCCGATGCGATATATAACCTCAAACACCCTTAA
- the pnp gene encoding polyribonucleotide nucleotidyltransferase — MSLNVIKKVIDLGDGRTIEIETGKLAKQADGSVVIKMGDTMLLATVVSSPEAKEGVDFLPLSVDYQEKYAATGRIPGGFLRREARLSDYEVLISRLVDRALRPLFPSDYHADTQVMISLISADKDIMPDCLAGLAASAALSVSNIPFNGPISEVRVAKIDGQLVINPTLSQLENATLEFIVAGSEHDINMVEGESKEIQEAELVEAIKFAHTAIKIQCLAQKELTIEVGKTEKRVYSHEHSNEDLKKAIYAATYDQVYTIASSASAKDERGAKFKEVRDAYIATLGEIDDITKGLAKKYYHDVEYDAIRNLVLDEGKRLDGRTTTQIRPIWSEVGYLPSAHGSAVFTRGETQSLTTVTLGAKDDEQMIDGAFINGYQKFLLHYNFPGFSTGEVRPNRGAGRREIGHGNLAMRSLKQVLPSEDENPYTIRIVSDILESNGSSSMATVCAGTLALMDAGIKITNPVSGIAMGLITNEMGTKYAILSDILGDEDHLGDMDFKVTGTTNGIVAVQMDLKINGLSYEVLTNALNQAKDGRLHILGEMAKTITAPRVDLKPHAPRIVTIKIDKEFIGAVIGPGGKIIQEMQRETGATISIEEKDNQGIVQIFADNKASIDQALSRIRNIASKPEVGEIYEGKVKSIMPFGAFVEIMPGKDGLLHISEIDHRRIEKMDGIFEVGDEVRVKLLDVDKQGKLKLSRKALLPRPEAPKTEK, encoded by the coding sequence ATGAGTTTAAACGTAATTAAAAAAGTTATTGATTTAGGTGACGGCCGCACCATTGAGATCGAAACAGGAAAACTGGCCAAACAGGCAGATGGCTCTGTAGTTATTAAAATGGGCGATACCATGTTATTGGCTACCGTAGTATCGTCGCCGGAAGCGAAAGAGGGAGTTGATTTTTTACCCCTTTCTGTTGATTACCAGGAAAAATACGCTGCCACCGGTCGTATACCGGGTGGTTTTTTACGCCGTGAGGCACGTTTGTCAGACTATGAGGTTTTAATCTCGCGTTTGGTTGACCGTGCATTACGCCCGTTGTTCCCTTCAGATTATCACGCTGATACACAGGTGATGATCTCTTTAATTTCGGCCGATAAAGATATTATGCCCGATTGCCTTGCCGGCTTGGCAGCATCAGCAGCATTATCTGTATCAAACATTCCGTTTAATGGCCCAATTTCTGAAGTTCGTGTTGCTAAAATTGATGGTCAGTTGGTAATTAACCCAACCCTTAGCCAGCTTGAAAACGCTACTTTAGAATTTATTGTTGCAGGTAGCGAGCATGACATCAACATGGTTGAAGGTGAATCAAAAGAGATCCAGGAAGCTGAATTGGTTGAGGCTATCAAATTTGCACACACAGCTATCAAAATTCAATGTTTAGCTCAAAAAGAGTTAACTATTGAGGTTGGCAAAACCGAAAAACGCGTTTACAGCCACGAACACAGCAACGAGGACTTGAAAAAAGCCATCTACGCCGCTACTTACGATCAGGTTTACACTATCGCTTCTTCTGCTTCTGCAAAAGACGAGCGTGGTGCTAAATTTAAAGAAGTACGTGACGCTTATATCGCTACTTTAGGCGAAATTGATGATATCACTAAAGGTCTTGCCAAAAAATATTACCACGATGTGGAGTATGATGCTATCCGTAACCTTGTATTAGATGAAGGCAAACGTTTAGATGGCCGTACAACTACCCAGATTCGCCCAATATGGAGCGAAGTTGGCTATTTACCATCTGCTCACGGTTCTGCGGTATTTACCCGTGGCGAAACACAATCATTAACCACCGTTACCTTAGGTGCTAAAGATGACGAGCAAATGATTGATGGCGCGTTCATCAACGGTTACCAAAAATTCCTGTTGCACTATAACTTCCCAGGTTTCTCAACCGGCGAAGTTCGTCCGAACAGGGGTGCTGGTCGCCGCGAAATTGGTCATGGTAACCTGGCTATGCGTTCGTTAAAACAAGTATTACCATCTGAGGATGAAAATCCATACACTATCCGTATCGTTTCTGATATCCTGGAATCAAACGGATCATCGTCAATGGCTACGGTTTGTGCCGGTACATTGGCCTTGATGGATGCCGGTATCAAAATTACCAACCCGGTATCTGGTATCGCGATGGGATTGATCACCAACGAAATGGGTACTAAATATGCCATTTTATCTGACATCCTGGGCGACGAAGATCATTTAGGTGATATGGACTTTAAAGTAACCGGTACCACCAACGGTATTGTTGCCGTACAAATGGACTTGAAAATTAATGGCCTATCGTATGAAGTGTTAACCAACGCTTTAAACCAGGCTAAAGATGGTCGTTTACATATCCTTGGCGAGATGGCTAAAACCATTACGGCCCCTCGTGTTGATCTGAAACCACACGCTCCGCGTATTGTTACCATTAAAATTGATAAAGAATTTATTGGTGCAGTTATCGGGCCCGGTGGTAAAATCATCCAGGAAATGCAACGCGAAACCGGTGCAACTATTTCTATCGAAGAAAAAGATAACCAGGGTATCGTTCAGATTTTTGCCGACAACAAGGCGTCTATCGACCAGGCTTTATCGCGTATCCGTAACATTGCTTCTAAACCAGAGGTAGGCGAGATATACGAAGGTAAAGTGAAATCAATTATGCCGTTTGGTGCATTTGTTGAAATTATGCCGGGTAAAGATGGCTTGTTACACATATCTGAAATAGACCACCGCAGGATCGAAAAAATGGACGGTATATTTGAAGTTGGCGACGAGGTAAGGGTTAAATTGCTTGATGTAGATAAACAAGGTAAACTTAAGTTATCGCGTAAAGCATTGTTACCGAGGCCGGAAGCCCCAAAAACAGAAAAATAA
- the rpsO gene encoding 30S ribosomal protein S15 — MYLGKETKAEIFAKHGKGATDTGSTEGQVALFTHRIAHLTGHLKKNKHDFSTQLSLQKLVGKRRGLLAYLYKKDIERYRAIIKALQLRDIIK, encoded by the coding sequence ATGTATTTAGGTAAAGAGACAAAGGCAGAGATCTTTGCAAAACACGGTAAGGGTGCTACAGACACTGGTTCAACCGAAGGTCAGGTAGCATTATTCACTCACCGCATCGCACACTTAACTGGTCACCTTAAGAAAAACAAACACGATTTTTCTACCCAGTTATCACTGCAAAAATTAGTAGGTAAACGCCGCGGTTTGTTAGCGTACCTGTACAAAAAAGACATTGAAAGATATCGTGCTATCATCAAAGCTTTACAGCTAAGGGATATCATTAAATAA
- a CDS encoding S41 family peptidase — translation MKSFTLLLLSILFFGCQISPAQVQYNGNMEQLSADKTKAAGWLTYFQAEQQKAYPVKIDSLVKQDGKYSLSIEKVSNESRFGVIDYPILKSFTGNKIQLRGYIKTENVKNGYAGLWLRIDGTPAFDNMQNRGVTGTTDWKEYVIDLPYDDAAAINIHGGALLVGDGKVWVDNLRLFINGKPIEKATKVLTKAGMDTAYNIGSKIDTILLSKQQVTNLTALGQVWGFLKYHHPDVAKGNHNWDAELFRVMPQVLKAADNAALSKAIEKWVDGFGVPSLCGNCKITARPDEIKLKPDYGLLFNKQVLSASLTQKLQYILDNRNTGDNYYIDMARFIGNPVFTHEAAYSQFTYPDAGYRLLTLYRYWSMINYFYPYKYLIGEDWNNVLADCIPKFATAANASDYALNTLALIARIHDTHANIWSYNKAITAFKGKYRVPFDAKFIEDKLVVTGYLNDTLNVKQLVKVGDVIETINGQPVTQLIEKYLPYTPASNYDTQLRDIPGTYLLRGNTVALNLELIRDGQPIKSTVTALPAEKINYSSLYDIKSPGYYVIDKEIGYVYPGRYHNKDLSDIKKLFKDTRGIIIDMRCYPSEFMPFTFVPYIKTGNARFVKFTKAQVNTPGLMVISDPLSIKPDNDYKGKVVVIVNAVSQSQAEYTTMAFQSSPNVTVIGSTTAGADGNVSAIILPGAISTMISGLGIYYPDGTDTQRKGVKIDVAIKPTIKGIKEGRDELLERAKAIILTNDDGKTK, via the coding sequence ATGAAATCATTTACCTTGCTATTATTAAGTATATTGTTTTTTGGCTGTCAAATTTCACCGGCCCAGGTGCAATATAACGGCAATATGGAACAATTATCCGCCGATAAAACCAAAGCCGCCGGCTGGTTAACCTATTTTCAGGCCGAACAACAAAAAGCTTATCCCGTAAAGATTGATAGCCTGGTAAAACAGGATGGCAAATACTCATTATCTATTGAAAAGGTAAGTAACGAAAGTCGTTTCGGGGTAATTGATTACCCGATATTGAAATCATTTACCGGCAATAAAATACAGCTTAGGGGTTATATCAAAACAGAAAACGTTAAAAACGGCTATGCCGGTTTGTGGCTGCGGATTGATGGTACCCCGGCCTTTGATAATATGCAAAACAGGGGCGTTACAGGTACTACCGATTGGAAGGAGTATGTGATTGATTTACCTTATGATGATGCCGCGGCCATAAATATTCATGGCGGTGCTTTGCTGGTTGGCGATGGTAAGGTCTGGGTGGATAATTTGCGTTTGTTTATAAACGGCAAACCCATTGAGAAAGCCACCAAAGTATTAACCAAAGCCGGGATGGATACTGCTTACAATATAGGTTCAAAAATTGATACCATTCTGTTAAGCAAACAGCAGGTAACTAACCTTACCGCTTTAGGCCAGGTTTGGGGCTTTTTAAAATACCACCACCCGGATGTAGCCAAAGGCAACCACAATTGGGACGCCGAATTATTCAGGGTGATGCCGCAGGTGTTAAAAGCAGCCGACAATGCGGCTTTGAGCAAAGCCATCGAAAAATGGGTTGACGGCTTTGGAGTTCCGTCGCTTTGCGGCAACTGTAAAATTACGGCCAGGCCCGATGAAATTAAGCTAAAGCCTGACTATGGATTGTTGTTTAATAAACAGGTGCTATCGGCATCGCTTACCCAAAAGCTTCAGTATATTCTTGATAACCGTAACACGGGTGATAATTATTATATAGATATGGCCAGGTTTATTGGCAACCCGGTTTTTACCCATGAAGCTGCTTACTCCCAATTTACTTATCCCGATGCAGGCTACCGCCTGCTTACCTTGTACCGGTATTGGAGCATGATCAATTATTTTTATCCCTATAAATATTTGATAGGCGAGGACTGGAACAACGTACTCGCAGATTGTATCCCCAAATTTGCCACGGCTGCCAATGCAAGCGACTACGCACTGAATACGCTGGCATTGATAGCTCGTATTCATGATACGCACGCTAACATCTGGAGCTACAATAAAGCGATAACCGCATTTAAAGGCAAATACCGCGTGCCTTTTGATGCTAAATTTATTGAAGATAAGCTGGTAGTGACCGGTTATTTAAATGATACCCTTAATGTAAAGCAACTGGTAAAAGTTGGCGATGTTATAGAAACTATTAACGGTCAACCTGTAACCCAACTTATCGAAAAATACCTGCCGTATACCCCTGCATCCAACTATGATACCCAGCTGCGCGATATACCGGGCACGTACCTGTTGCGCGGCAATACGGTTGCTTTAAACCTGGAATTAATAAGAGACGGACAGCCTATAAAATCAACTGTAACTGCTTTGCCTGCCGAAAAGATAAATTACAGTTCATTATATGATATCAAATCGCCGGGTTACTATGTAATTGATAAGGAAATTGGGTATGTATATCCGGGCAGGTATCATAACAAAGATCTATCTGACATTAAGAAACTATTTAAAGATACCAGGGGTATAATAATAGATATGCGCTGCTACCCATCTGAATTTATGCCTTTCACTTTTGTCCCCTATATCAAAACCGGGAACGCCCGGTTTGTAAAGTTTACCAAGGCACAGGTTAACACCCCTGGCTTAATGGTAATTTCAGATCCGCTGAGTATTAAGCCGGATAACGATTATAAGGGCAAAGTAGTGGTTATTGTAAACGCCGTATCGCAAAGCCAGGCCGAGTATACTACTATGGCATTCCAAAGCTCGCCCAATGTAACGGTTATCGGCAGTACAACCGCTGGTGCCGATGGTAATGTTTCAGCCATTATTTTACCGGGGGCGATTTCAACAATGATCTCGGGCCTGGGTATTTACTACCCTGATGGCACCGATACGCAGCGCAAAGGGGTTAAAATTGATGTTGCGATAAAGCCAACAATTAAAGGCATTAAAGAAGGTCGCGATGAGTTGTTGGAGCGCGCCAAGGCAATTATTTTAACAAATGATGATGGTAAGACTAAATAA
- a CDS encoding adenylyltransferase/cytidyltransferase family protein codes for MKITEQTNRLIELGLDADILNHYREPHRFYHTLDHLDDLCSQLELKGFADNHALLLATVFHDIIYDPRSVTNEEDSAKYFNEVFIGDQHLKDEVTQIILDTKTHQPKTELSKVFCDADLNILTQPFDKLLQYEQQIFKEFQFVDYSIYREKRVEVLRSLQQNVNNPALEYLIDYVRTRQPRIAVYPGSFNPFHKGHFNILQKAEQVFDKVIIARGVNPGKEATSYALPDILKYRQLATYEGLLTDFTGNLGYPVTIIRGLRNGSDLQYELNQYRYMQELGDKNINVIAIFCDMEFEHISSTGIRQLEKYGKAGEYLV; via the coding sequence ATGAAAATTACAGAACAAACAAACCGGCTCATCGAACTTGGCCTTGATGCGGACATATTAAACCATTACCGCGAGCCTCACCGGTTTTACCATACGCTGGATCATCTGGACGATTTGTGCAGTCAACTGGAATTGAAAGGTTTTGCCGATAATCATGCATTACTGCTTGCTACAGTATTTCACGATATTATTTATGATCCGCGTTCGGTTACAAACGAAGAGGACTCGGCTAAGTATTTTAATGAGGTGTTTATCGGCGACCAGCATTTAAAGGATGAAGTAACGCAGATCATCCTCGATACCAAAACTCATCAGCCCAAAACAGAACTGTCAAAAGTGTTTTGTGATGCCGATTTAAATATTCTCACGCAGCCGTTTGATAAATTGCTGCAGTATGAGCAGCAGATATTTAAGGAGTTTCAGTTTGTTGATTATTCCATTTACCGCGAAAAGAGGGTAGAGGTGTTGCGGAGTTTACAGCAAAATGTAAACAACCCTGCCCTGGAGTATTTAATTGACTACGTGCGTACCCGCCAGCCCAGGATAGCAGTTTACCCCGGTAGTTTTAATCCATTCCATAAAGGACACTTTAACATACTGCAAAAAGCAGAACAGGTATTTGATAAGGTAATCATAGCCCGCGGAGTTAACCCCGGTAAAGAAGCCACCAGTTATGCTTTACCCGATATTTTAAAGTACAGGCAATTAGCCACCTACGAAGGCTTACTAACTGATTTTACCGGTAACTTGGGCTACCCGGTAACAATAATCCGAGGCCTACGCAATGGATCGGATTTGCAATACGAATTAAACCAGTACCGCTATATGCAGGAGCTTGGCGATAAAAATATCAATGTAATTGCCATATTTTGTGATATGGAGTTTGAGCATATCTCGAGCACCGGCATCAGGCAGCTGGAAAAATATGGAAAAGCCGGAGAGTATTTGGTTTAG
- a CDS encoding M61 family metallopeptidase translates to MKKLSRLLFTATLFLSVNSFAQQQPVNMQYVVSMEQAADHLYHVELTNKTPGKTLDFKMCVWTPGYYQLIDFAAAVQNFKVTDSKGVNLKWQKASENTWRVYHDNPGAVKISYDVKATVPFVGNIYLDETRGYITPGGLFMYLDNELRHPVTIKMTPYSKWNAMVATGLDTVAGKYHLYKADNFDVLYDSPFLMGELEVLPPFTVKNKPHNFIGYKLPEFDRQAFMDDLKKIVVTGSNIIGEIPYTHYTFLSIGAGGGGIEHLNSSSLSFSGGEGFNSPEARKKLYNFIAHEYFHHYNVKRIRPVELGPFDYSKENHTNMLWVSEGFTVYYEYMITRRAGLMTGEDMLKDFEENIKNYENKPGHFYQSATQASYNTWNDGPNGRVNEDINKTISYYDKGPVLGLMLDFNIRHATQNEKTLDDVMRLLYYKYYKKLNRGFTEKEFRTECEKMAGSPMPELFEYAVTVKPPDYPKYFAYGGLRIDTNATVTYNSWAGINYRQRRDTLTIGTVEPNSPAWEKGIRGGTKILTIEGQPATQKLLNQTLEAKNTGDALTLTIVKGTEKRDVTIILGSKKEKTFKISPLPNPDPLQAAIYKSWIGNL, encoded by the coding sequence ATGAAAAAACTATCCCGGTTATTATTTACCGCTACCCTGTTTTTAAGCGTTAACTCTTTTGCACAACAGCAACCTGTAAATATGCAATACGTTGTTTCGATGGAGCAGGCAGCCGATCATCTTTACCATGTTGAGCTTACCAATAAAACGCCCGGCAAAACACTCGATTTTAAAATGTGTGTCTGGACTCCGGGGTACTACCAACTTATTGATTTTGCCGCCGCGGTACAAAATTTTAAAGTAACCGATAGCAAAGGCGTAAACCTGAAGTGGCAAAAAGCCTCGGAAAATACCTGGCGCGTTTATCATGACAACCCTGGCGCTGTAAAAATTTCGTACGATGTTAAAGCCACAGTGCCCTTTGTGGGCAATATTTACCTTGATGAGACCAGGGGATATATTACACCCGGTGGTTTATTTATGTACCTGGATAATGAACTGCGGCATCCGGTTACCATAAAAATGACGCCTTACAGTAAATGGAATGCAATGGTGGCCACGGGTTTAGATACGGTTGCAGGTAAATATCACCTGTACAAAGCAGATAATTTTGACGTACTGTATGATAGCCCTTTTTTAATGGGCGAACTGGAAGTACTGCCGCCGTTTACGGTTAAAAATAAACCACACAATTTTATTGGTTATAAGCTGCCGGAGTTTGACAGGCAGGCATTTATGGACGATTTGAAAAAGATTGTGGTTACCGGCAGTAACATCATTGGCGAAATACCCTATACGCACTACACCTTTTTATCGATTGGTGCAGGTGGCGGTGGTATCGAACATTTAAACTCATCGTCGTTAAGTTTTAGCGGGGGCGAGGGTTTTAATTCGCCCGAAGCCAGGAAAAAGCTTTATAACTTTATAGCGCACGAGTATTTTCACCATTATAATGTTAAACGTATCAGGCCGGTTGAATTGGGTCCGTTTGATTATTCGAAAGAGAACCATACCAACATGCTTTGGGTATCTGAAGGGTTTACGGTTTATTACGAATATATGATAACAAGGCGGGCCGGTTTAATGACGGGTGAAGATATGCTGAAAGATTTTGAAGAAAATATTAAAAACTATGAGAATAAGCCGGGCCATTTTTATCAGTCGGCCACCCAGGCCAGTTATAATACATGGAACGATGGGCCAAACGGCCGCGTAAATGAAGATATTAATAAAACCATATCCTATTATGATAAAGGCCCTGTGCTTGGCTTAATGCTCGATTTTAACATCAGGCATGCCACGCAGAATGAAAAAACACTTGATGATGTAATGCGGCTGCTTTACTACAAATACTATAAAAAGCTTAACCGCGGTTTTACCGAAAAAGAATTTAGGACCGAGTGTGAAAAAATGGCAGGCTCGCCAATGCCTGAACTGTTTGAATATGCAGTTACCGTTAAACCGCCCGATTATCCAAAATATTTTGCTTACGGTGGTTTAAGGATAGATACCAACGCTACGGTTACTTATAACTCATGGGCCGGCATAAATTACAGGCAGCGACGGGATACGCTAACGATTGGCACTGTTGAACCCAATTCGCCTGCATGGGAAAAAGGCATAAGGGGTGGAACAAAAATATTAACTATTGAAGGCCAGCCGGCAACACAAAAATTGCTAAATCAAACGCTGGAAGCAAAAAACACGGGCGATGCTTTAACGCTCACCATAGTAAAAGGTACCGAAAAACGGGACGTAACTATTATACTGGGCAGCAAAAAGGAAAAAACCTTTAAGATAAGTCCGCTACCTAATCCCGATCCTTTACAGGCGGCTATTTATAAAAGCTGGATAGGGAATTTGTAA
- a CDS encoding acyl-CoA thioesterase has translation MDTPIYSTFESEFRVRPDDIDMFQHVHNSKYFDYVLAARYDQMERCYGMAMEKFMERGFGWVVRVAHVDYKRALTMGDYFIVKTGIESIDDKGCRVKFSLSNKANGKICCDGYFDYVMIDMATGRSAKVPEDVIAHYTI, from the coding sequence ATGGATACTCCCATCTACTCTACCTTCGAAAGCGAGTTTCGTGTACGCCCCGACGATATAGACATGTTTCAACACGTACACAACAGCAAATATTTTGATTATGTATTGGCCGCCCGGTACGATCAGATGGAACGTTGCTACGGTATGGCTATGGAAAAATTTATGGAGCGCGGTTTTGGCTGGGTAGTGCGTGTAGCCCATGTAGACTATAAACGCGCGCTCACTATGGGCGACTACTTCATCGTAAAAACCGGCATCGAAAGTATCGACGACAAAGGCTGCCGCGTAAAATTCAGCCTAAGCAACAAAGCCAACGGCAAAATATGCTGCGACGGCTATTTTGATTACGTAATGATTGATATGGCCACCGGAAGAAGCGCCAAGGTACCTGAAGATGTAATTGCACATTATACTATTTAG